The following is a genomic window from Pirellulales bacterium.
GTCAAGGGGCGAGGGATTGGATATTTGGGATTAGGGCTGCCGGGCGGAGATGGGACCGCAAAAGCACGAAAACACGAACGAAAGCAGAGACCACTTGCCCAGTTCACTCGTGATTTACCAAGGCCGGTATGCAGGAGGATGATTTCGGGGTTCGATGGCTGGCCTGCGTGGGCCACGGGCCAATCTACCACAGCCAATTTGCTTAGCGCGAAGATGTCCAAAATGGCAAGCCTACCCCTGCGCTCAAGTCCAGCAAGGAGTCGCTGGGACCGCTCCGATGCATCGAACCGCTCGATGGCCGTCCAATTGCAATCTCTGGCGAAAGCGGCTTGGCAAAGGAGGCAACGACAGGTTCGCCACGAATTTCACCGCTGACGCCGATGCAGCGTACATGCGTTGTCATCGCAATCCTCGACTTTGCCGAAGCGATAGCGACGTCGAGCAATTTGCTGATACATCCATTGCCAGAGCGGCAAACTGCCGGGAATGTGTAAGATCGGGGCCAGCCACCACAACCGCCGTAGCCGTCGGGTGAGGTAGCGAATGGCAGCCGCGCCACCGTAGCGAGTGCCGCAGCGATCAACGACATAGATTTGCTCCATCAGCATGTCGTGCGTCAGATCGGAATATCGCTCATGCACGGCTGGGTCGTGCAGCGAAAGATACGACAGTTTGCCCTGGCAATCCCACCACGCCAGCTTGCGCACTTGTGCCGTGCAAATGCGGCAGTTGCCATCATAAATGACGACGTCGGAGTCGCGACGTTCCTCGGGCGTCGGCAAACGATCGCATGTCGATGGTGTTTCGCAAACGGCAGCCATAGTGGAAATCGCGAGCATCGCACGGTGGAAGTCGCCGCGGAATTATACGCCGCCCCGCGAACCGCGGCGCAATATCGAGCCGCGCCCGTCAGGAAGCCGTCAAACGGGCGCAGCTCGGATTTGGCAACGTGGATGAGCGGCACGGCTCATTCCAGCAAAACCCGCAAAGCCTGCGATTAGATTACTTTTG
Proteins encoded in this region:
- a CDS encoding DUF393 domain-containing protein is translated as MAAVCETPSTCDRLPTPEERRDSDVVIYDGNCRICTAQVRKLAWWDCQGKLSYLSLHDPAVHERYSDLTHDMLMEQIYVVDRCGTRYGGAAAIRYLTRRLRRLWWLAPILHIPGSLPLWQWMYQQIARRRYRFGKVEDCDDNACTLHRRQR